One Paraburkholderia caffeinilytica DNA segment encodes these proteins:
- a CDS encoding efflux transporter outer membrane subunit — protein MMFNRPSCFALAAAALLSALSGCTVGPDYHGAPPDAQYARSSASFVRTPAAGTTATPAPNQWWLAFNDPQLNDLIAAAFAHSPDVHIAQARLRESRSQLQQQRADALPKVAGNAAAVRMRSPDLSALSSGSSSAASSGRGPLQLYTAGFDATWEIDLFGGTRRAIEAASADAEAVDADLADTQVSLAAEVAQAYIELRDQQTRLELAQRQAETEQKMLTLTQQRRERGTAPDLDVERLTTQVENTRATLIPLDAQLTDSLDRLAVLTGREPGALDQQLAGVRPLPALPGTVAIGDPSAMLQQRPDIRAAERRLASSNAQIGEHIADFFPKVTLLGDIGFSASDPGHLVRKNNFSWIGAPYLQWNAFDFGRTLGSVHAAEASRDEAEARYTKAVLGALQDANSSLSRYGHQREHVVTLQKVEASASHSATLMRQRYSAGVATLIDLLDTQREEFTAQQSVVAGQAELLKDFVSLQKSLGIGWQAQQG, from the coding sequence ATGATGTTCAATCGTCCCTCGTGTTTCGCGCTGGCCGCCGCCGCGCTTCTGTCCGCCTTGTCGGGTTGCACCGTCGGCCCGGACTATCACGGTGCGCCGCCGGATGCTCAGTATGCCCGCAGCAGCGCGAGCTTCGTGCGGACGCCGGCCGCCGGTACGACGGCGACGCCCGCGCCGAACCAGTGGTGGCTCGCATTCAACGACCCGCAGCTGAACGACCTCATCGCCGCCGCTTTCGCACACAGTCCCGATGTCCATATCGCCCAGGCGCGGCTGCGGGAATCGCGTTCGCAATTGCAGCAGCAACGTGCGGATGCTTTGCCGAAAGTCGCCGGGAATGCTGCCGCGGTGCGCATGCGCTCGCCTGATCTGAGCGCGCTCAGTTCGGGGAGCTCGAGTGCAGCGTCGTCGGGGCGCGGCCCGCTGCAGCTCTATACCGCGGGCTTCGACGCCACCTGGGAGATCGATCTGTTCGGCGGCACGCGGCGCGCCATCGAAGCGGCATCGGCGGATGCGGAAGCCGTCGACGCCGACCTCGCCGACACCCAGGTCTCGCTCGCGGCCGAGGTCGCGCAGGCTTACATCGAACTGCGCGACCAGCAGACGCGGCTCGAACTCGCGCAGCGTCAGGCGGAGACCGAACAGAAAATGCTGACGCTCACGCAACAGCGCCGGGAGCGCGGCACGGCACCGGACCTCGATGTGGAACGCCTGACCACGCAGGTTGAGAACACCCGCGCGACGCTGATTCCGCTCGACGCGCAACTGACCGATTCGCTCGACCGCCTCGCCGTGCTGACCGGCCGTGAGCCCGGCGCACTGGACCAACAGCTTGCTGGTGTGCGGCCGCTGCCGGCGTTGCCCGGGACGGTGGCGATCGGCGATCCGTCGGCGATGTTGCAGCAACGTCCCGACATTCGTGCGGCGGAGCGGCGGCTTGCGTCGAGCAATGCGCAGATCGGCGAACACATCGCGGATTTTTTCCCGAAGGTGACGCTGCTCGGCGATATCGGATTTAGCGCAAGCGATCCAGGCCACCTCGTGCGCAAGAACAATTTCAGCTGGATCGGCGCGCCGTATCTGCAATGGAATGCGTTCGATTTCGGTCGCACGCTGGGCAGCGTTCACGCGGCCGAGGCATCGCGTGACGAAGCCGAGGCGCGTTATACGAAGGCCGTGCTCGGCGCGCTGCAGGACGCGAACTCGTCGCTCTCGCGCTATGGGCATCAGCGCGAGCATGTCGTCACGTTGCAAAAGGTGGAAGCGTCCGCAAGCCATTCGGCCACGCTGATGCGGCAGCGCTATTCAGCAGGTGTCGCCACGCTGATCGATCTGCTTGATACGCAGCGCGAAGAATTCACCGCGCAGCAAAGTGTCGTCGCGGGACAGGCTGAGCTGCTCAAGGACTTCGTGTCGCTACAGAAGAGCCTCGGCATCGGCTGGCAGGCGCAGCAAGGTTAG
- a CDS encoding PLP-dependent aminotransferase family protein produces MARKPKAVEVPSIGMLDRAAGNLGRQLAQALRDAVRRGDLKPGEALPSTRTLAASLHVARGTVVEAFEQLIAEGFLQSHPGADTRVAQSLTPPADTRGRSSSVEAAPLPERARLFAQVARQFPAVPQAPFAVSVPIGPAAPDDVWRRLGNRLRARGPGAPAGYGDPQGAQALREAVADYVRKSRSVRCEAEQVIITSGTQQGLYLSCQVLLDDDASAWVEDPAYRGITAILESTGRPERMIRVPVDAEGLNVDEGIRRAPHARAAFVTSSHQYPLGMPLSMARRNALLAWARSNNAWVVEDDYDSELRYAGHPFPSLQGLDPNRVIYLGTFSKILFPSLRLGYAVVPANLVEAFCGARVLMDRNPPNADQHVLAAFIAEGHLDRHIRRIRGVYADRRACIIETLERVLPREVAWLQPSDQGMHLVLWLGGGVDDRSVASLAAESGVAVRAVSPMYSDGKGPMGLILGLGGFSDDEIETATQRLATSIEAVARAARRTNPQRKKVETS; encoded by the coding sequence ATGGCGCGCAAACCGAAAGCGGTGGAGGTGCCGTCGATCGGCATGCTGGATCGAGCCGCGGGTAATTTGGGCCGCCAGCTCGCGCAGGCACTTCGCGACGCCGTTCGCCGTGGCGACCTCAAACCCGGCGAGGCGCTCCCATCCACGCGCACGTTGGCTGCGTCGTTGCATGTTGCCCGCGGCACCGTCGTCGAGGCATTCGAACAACTGATCGCCGAAGGTTTTCTGCAATCGCATCCTGGCGCCGACACGCGCGTGGCGCAATCGTTGACGCCGCCTGCCGACACCCGCGGGCGTTCCTCATCCGTTGAAGCTGCCCCGCTTCCAGAGCGCGCTCGCCTGTTCGCCCAGGTTGCCCGTCAGTTTCCTGCCGTACCGCAAGCGCCGTTCGCTGTTTCGGTACCCATTGGCCCCGCCGCGCCGGACGACGTCTGGCGCCGGCTCGGCAACCGGCTGCGTGCCCGCGGCCCCGGCGCTCCGGCTGGGTATGGCGATCCGCAAGGGGCCCAGGCGCTGCGCGAAGCGGTGGCCGACTATGTGAGGAAATCGCGCTCGGTTCGCTGCGAGGCTGAACAGGTGATCATCACAAGCGGCACCCAGCAGGGTCTTTACCTGTCCTGCCAGGTGCTGCTCGACGACGACGCATCGGCATGGGTGGAGGACCCGGCCTATCGGGGCATTACTGCCATTCTGGAAAGCACCGGCCGTCCGGAGCGCATGATCCGGGTACCCGTCGACGCCGAGGGCCTCAACGTCGATGAAGGTATCAGGCGGGCCCCGCACGCGCGGGCGGCATTCGTCACATCGTCGCACCAGTATCCGTTGGGCATGCCATTGAGCATGGCGAGGCGCAATGCGCTGTTGGCATGGGCCCGCTCAAACAATGCCTGGGTAGTCGAAGACGACTACGACAGCGAACTGCGTTACGCGGGACATCCGTTTCCGTCGCTCCAGGGGCTCGATCCTAACCGCGTGATCTATCTCGGCACCTTCAGCAAGATCCTGTTTCCGTCACTGCGGCTCGGCTATGCCGTTGTCCCGGCGAACCTCGTGGAGGCCTTCTGCGGTGCGCGCGTGCTCATGGATCGCAATCCGCCAAACGCCGATCAACACGTACTGGCGGCCTTCATTGCGGAAGGTCATCTGGACCGTCACATCCGCCGTATTCGTGGCGTCTACGCGGACCGCCGCGCGTGCATCATCGAGACGCTCGAGCGCGTGTTGCCGAGAGAGGTCGCCTGGTTGCAGCCAAGCGATCAGGGCATGCACCTCGTGCTCTGGCTTGGAGGAGGCGTCGACGACCGGTCGGTGGCGTCGTTGGCGGCCGAAAGCGGGGTTGCCGTGCGCGCGGTGTCCCCCATGTATTCCGACGGAAAAGGTCCGATGGGTTTGATACTGGGTCTCGGCGGTTTCAGCGACGACGAAATCGAAACCGCTACTCAACGTCTCGCCACGAGTATCGAGGCCGTCGCAAGAGCGGCTCGCCGCACGAATCCGCAGAGGAAAAAGGTAGAGACGAGTTAG
- a CDS encoding FMN-binding negative transcriptional regulator, with product MYVPKHFDEPRPEVLHTLIAENPLGILFTHGKSGLDANHIPFDLKAGEGACGVLHAHVARANPVWQDVANGDEVLVVFRAGDAYISPTWYPSKHEFHKQVPTWNYRVVHAHGRVTIRDDERYVRGLVARLTRTHEASQPHPWKMTDSASDYIDAMLKAIVGVEIEITRLVGKIKLSQNKEVRDIQGAGAALNEQGENVIGGAMLEYAAIKSAIKADDSPA from the coding sequence ATGTACGTACCGAAGCATTTCGACGAGCCGCGCCCTGAGGTTCTGCACACGCTGATCGCGGAGAATCCGCTTGGCATTCTGTTCACGCATGGCAAAAGCGGTCTGGACGCCAATCACATCCCGTTTGATCTGAAAGCGGGCGAAGGCGCGTGTGGCGTCCTTCACGCCCACGTCGCTCGCGCCAATCCGGTCTGGCAGGACGTGGCCAACGGGGACGAGGTGCTGGTCGTGTTCCGCGCGGGCGACGCCTACATCTCGCCCACCTGGTATCCGAGCAAGCACGAGTTTCACAAGCAGGTGCCGACATGGAACTACAGGGTGGTCCACGCTCATGGCCGGGTGACCATCCGCGACGACGAGCGCTACGTTCGCGGACTGGTGGCCCGCCTCACGCGAACCCATGAAGCGTCCCAGCCCCATCCGTGGAAGATGACGGATAGCGCGAGCGACTACATCGACGCGATGCTCAAGGCGATCGTTGGCGTCGAGATCGAAATCACCCGGCTGGTCGGGAAGATCAAGCTCAGCCAGAACAAGGAGGTGCGGGATATACAGGGAGCCGGCGCCGCCCTCAACGAACAGGGGGAAAACGTGATCGGCGGAGCCATGCTCGAGTACGCCGCGATAAAGAGCGCCATAAAGGCCGACGATTCCCCCGCCTGA
- a CDS encoding TetR/AcrR family transcriptional regulator — MGVSRQQAVENRHAIVTAAEKLFRERGVDAVGLAELMKAAGFTQGGFYNHFKSKDALVAAVMEKAMEEGGEAYAALFEHARSADADPVKYNIEWYLSPEHRANIEAGCPWSGFVGDARRFDDAARGAYAQGLAANLERFAKVIEETEGSSEASRKKAITLFSQMVGTLLLSRAVADVDPALADEILDEGREHLLAATASAEHHQRPCF; from the coding sequence GTGGGTGTTTCGAGGCAGCAGGCAGTGGAAAACCGGCACGCGATCGTGACAGCGGCTGAGAAGCTGTTTCGCGAGCGCGGGGTCGATGCGGTCGGGCTCGCCGAACTGATGAAGGCGGCAGGCTTCACGCAAGGCGGTTTCTACAACCACTTCAAGTCAAAAGACGCGCTGGTCGCCGCGGTGATGGAAAAGGCGATGGAAGAAGGGGGCGAGGCTTACGCCGCCCTATTCGAACACGCGAGGTCAGCTGACGCTGACCCGGTCAAGTACAACATTGAGTGGTACCTGTCACCCGAGCATCGCGCGAATATCGAGGCGGGCTGCCCCTGGTCGGGTTTTGTCGGCGACGCCCGCCGGTTCGACGACGCCGCCCGCGGCGCTTACGCACAAGGTCTCGCGGCGAACCTCGAACGATTCGCCAAAGTCATCGAAGAGACGGAGGGAAGCAGCGAAGCCAGCCGCAAGAAGGCGATCACGCTGTTCAGTCAGATGGTCGGTACGCTGTTGCTTTCGCGCGCCGTTGCAGACGTTGACCCGGCGCTTGCAGACGAAATTCTCGACGAGGGCCGCGAGCATCTCCTCGCCGCCACGGCGTCCGCTGAACATCATCAGAGGCCGTGTTTTTGA
- a CDS encoding nuclear transport factor 2 family protein, whose amino-acid sequence MTKTTSEQNKALVLEAFDTLFNKRDYAAAERFWSDRYIQHSAHIAPGRDGLFDLIRTLPDTLRYENQLILAEGDYVIAHGRFSGHGRPAAWIAADVVRFEDGKLAEHWDVLQDEATRAESASGLPMFGDRFPG is encoded by the coding sequence ATGACGAAGACAACTTCTGAGCAGAACAAGGCGCTCGTACTGGAAGCATTCGACACCCTGTTCAACAAGCGCGACTACGCGGCAGCCGAGCGCTTCTGGTCCGACCGCTACATCCAGCATAGCGCCCATATCGCGCCGGGACGCGACGGCCTGTTCGACCTGATCCGCACGCTGCCCGATACCTTGCGTTACGAGAACCAGCTGATCCTGGCCGAGGGCGACTATGTCATTGCACATGGGCGTTTCTCGGGACACGGCCGGCCCGCTGCGTGGATTGCAGCCGACGTCGTCCGCTTTGAAGACGGCAAGCTTGCCGAGCACTGGGACGTGCTTCAGGACGAAGCGACACGGGCCGAATCAGCGAGCGGTCTGCCGATGTTCGGCGACCGCTTCCCCGGCTAA
- a CDS encoding SDR family oxidoreductase produces the protein MKLTGNTIFITGGGSGIGRGLAEALHKRGNKVIISGRRRGHLDEVVAANPGMAAIELDITDPASIEKVAAQLIADYPDLNVLINNAGIMQPDQAGGHIDDALMVSTITTNLMGPIRMTSALLDHLKTKNDAVVAYTSSVLAFVPLAVTSVYSSTKAALHSYILSQRFMLRNTKVRVLEIAPPWVRTDLMNSREAEQAMPLGAFIDETIAVLGTDADEVLVEGAKQFRANPGPGEHDFVNGFNAQMTEVFSG, from the coding sequence ATGAAACTTACCGGAAACACGATCTTCATCACGGGCGGCGGTTCGGGCATTGGCCGCGGGCTTGCCGAGGCGCTCCACAAGCGCGGCAATAAGGTCATCATCAGCGGGCGCCGGCGCGGCCATCTCGACGAGGTGGTGGCGGCGAATCCCGGCATGGCTGCAATCGAGCTCGACATTACCGACCCGGCCAGCATCGAGAAAGTCGCGGCGCAACTGATCGCGGACTATCCCGATCTCAACGTGCTGATCAACAACGCGGGGATCATGCAGCCTGATCAGGCGGGCGGCCACATCGACGACGCGCTGATGGTGTCCACCATCACGACCAATCTCATGGGGCCGATCCGCATGACGTCGGCGCTGCTCGACCACCTCAAGACCAAAAACGACGCTGTGGTTGCCTACACGAGCTCGGTGCTCGCTTTCGTTCCGTTGGCCGTGACGTCCGTGTATTCGTCGACCAAGGCGGCGCTGCATTCGTACATTCTCTCGCAACGCTTCATGCTGCGGAACACGAAGGTTCGCGTGCTCGAGATCGCACCGCCCTGGGTGCGCACGGATCTGATGAACAGCCGCGAGGCCGAACAGGCGATGCCGCTTGGCGCCTTCATCGACGAAACGATTGCCGTGCTCGGAACGGATGCGGATGAAGTTCTGGTTGAAGGCGCGAAGCAGTTCCGCGCGAACCCGGGACCCGGTGAGCATGATTTCGTCAATGGCTTTAATGCGCAGATGACGGAAGTGTTCAGTGGGTAA
- a CDS encoding LysR family transcriptional regulator — protein sequence MDRLRAYEVFVTVVSRGSFTRAADALETSPANVTRYVNELEAHLGTRLLNRTSRRLSLTEGGETLYARCKSILDDVAETEGLVSSASVEPRGRLRINAPVSFGILHLAPLWPEFMRRYPGVELDVALIDRVVDIVEEGYDLAIRISRAGSTSHAARKLATSRNILCASPAYLARCGYPATPADLIEHQCIGYSYAATGDEWQLIDSDTKAHTVKVDCQMHTNNGDTARAAALAGQGVIWQPTFLIGNDLRAGKLVQVLPEYRLPDIDILALYPSRRHLSAKIRAVVDFLVEAFGGVPPWDRDGGR from the coding sequence ATGGACCGGCTGCGCGCTTATGAAGTCTTCGTGACCGTGGTGAGCCGCGGCAGCTTCACGCGCGCCGCCGATGCGCTCGAGACGTCGCCCGCCAACGTGACCCGCTACGTGAATGAGCTGGAAGCGCACCTCGGCACGCGCCTGCTGAATCGCACCTCACGCAGGCTGTCGCTCACCGAGGGCGGCGAAACCCTTTACGCCCGCTGCAAATCGATTCTCGACGACGTCGCCGAGACTGAGGGGCTTGTGTCGTCGGCATCGGTCGAACCGCGCGGCCGGTTGCGCATCAATGCGCCCGTGAGCTTTGGCATTCTGCATCTGGCGCCGCTATGGCCCGAGTTCATGCGCCGATATCCCGGCGTGGAACTCGATGTCGCGCTGATCGACCGTGTCGTCGATATCGTCGAGGAAGGCTACGACCTCGCCATTCGCATCTCGCGCGCCGGTTCGACGAGCCACGCGGCCCGCAAGCTGGCGACGTCGAGAAACATCCTGTGTGCGTCGCCAGCCTACCTGGCGCGTTGCGGATACCCCGCAACGCCAGCTGACTTGATCGAGCATCAATGCATCGGCTATTCGTACGCCGCCACCGGCGACGAGTGGCAATTGATCGACAGCGACACCAAGGCTCACACCGTGAAGGTCGACTGTCAGATGCATACCAACAATGGCGATACGGCGCGCGCGGCGGCGCTCGCCGGGCAAGGCGTGATCTGGCAACCCACCTTTCTGATCGGCAACGACCTGCGCGCCGGCAAGCTGGTTCAGGTATTGCCCGAGTATCGCCTGCCCGACATCGACATACTCGCGTTGTATCCGAGCCGCCGGCATCTGAGCGCCAAGATCCGCGCGGTGGTCGATTTCCTGGTCGAGGCGTTCGGCGGCGTGCCGCCGTGGGATCGGGATGGCGGACGTTGA
- a CDS encoding SDR family oxidoreductase, protein MQRLSGKVAIVTGASAGIGRATAKLFAAEGAKVVLAARREAELETLAAEIVSEGGEVAFLAGDVQSEEFAKALVALAVSRFGRLDIAYNNAGTLGEMGTSTGVSEAGWSAALATNLTSAFLGAKHQIPEMLKQGGGSIIFTSTFVGYSFAFPGTAAYAASKAGLIGLTQALAAEYGPQGVRVNAILPGAVDTPMYRDMNDTAESQAFVTGLHALKRVARPEELARSVLYLASDDSSFVTGTASLVDGGASITRT, encoded by the coding sequence ATGCAACGCTTATCAGGAAAAGTCGCCATCGTCACGGGCGCAAGCGCGGGAATTGGCCGCGCCACCGCAAAACTGTTCGCCGCGGAAGGCGCAAAAGTGGTGCTCGCGGCGCGCCGCGAAGCCGAACTTGAAACGCTCGCTGCCGAGATCGTCAGCGAAGGTGGTGAGGTCGCGTTTCTGGCGGGCGACGTGCAGTCGGAGGAGTTCGCGAAAGCGCTGGTCGCGCTCGCCGTCAGCCGCTTCGGGCGACTCGACATCGCCTATAACAACGCCGGCACTCTCGGCGAAATGGGCACGAGCACGGGCGTCTCGGAAGCAGGCTGGTCGGCCGCATTGGCGACCAATCTGACGAGCGCCTTTTTGGGTGCGAAACACCAGATCCCCGAAATGCTGAAGCAAGGTGGTGGATCGATCATCTTCACGTCGACGTTCGTGGGTTATTCATTCGCGTTCCCGGGCACCGCGGCCTACGCCGCGAGCAAGGCCGGCCTGATTGGGCTGACGCAGGCGCTTGCTGCCGAGTATGGGCCGCAAGGTGTGCGCGTCAACGCGATTCTGCCGGGTGCCGTGGACACACCGATGTATCGCGACATGAACGACACCGCCGAGTCGCAGGCTTTCGTGACCGGATTGCATGCGCTCAAGCGGGTCGCACGGCCGGAAGAACTCGCCCGTTCGGTGCTTTATCTCGCGTCCGATGACTCGTCCTTTGTGACCGGCACGGCTTCGCTGGTCGATGGCGGCGCGTCGATAACGCGTACGTGA
- a CDS encoding LysR family transcriptional regulator, translating to MKQNFTVRQGALDGVEAFLSVAQHRSFRRAAAELGVTPSAVSQTVRALEARIGAALFIRTTRSVGLTEAGERFLSQAKPAFEELIAASEVARGLGQRPAGLLRLSVPRAVVPILLEPVIASFCQAYPEVEVEIATSKELVDLAAEGFDAGIRLGQFVDADMVAVPLTPPFRLVVVGSPAYFAGRSPPRHTDDLRQHACLRWRRSSGALALWSFNDNGQAVEIAVSGPLIAHDFPTMLGGAVEGMGLAQLPEPLVADGLRAGKLVQVLEPFAPVTPGVFLYYPSRRQITPKLRAFIDHVKSRPAISSNKAS from the coding sequence ATGAAGCAGAACTTCACAGTCAGGCAGGGTGCGCTCGACGGCGTGGAGGCGTTTCTGAGCGTTGCCCAGCATCGCAGTTTTCGCCGGGCAGCCGCGGAACTCGGGGTGACGCCGTCCGCCGTCAGCCAGACGGTGCGTGCACTCGAAGCGCGCATTGGCGCAGCGCTCTTCATACGCACCACGCGTAGTGTCGGCCTGACCGAAGCCGGCGAGCGGTTTCTTTCGCAAGCAAAGCCCGCCTTCGAGGAGCTGATCGCCGCGAGCGAGGTTGCGCGCGGACTTGGCCAGCGGCCCGCCGGATTGTTGCGTCTTTCCGTGCCGCGCGCGGTGGTGCCCATCCTGCTGGAACCTGTGATCGCCTCCTTCTGCCAGGCTTATCCCGAGGTCGAAGTGGAGATCGCCACCAGCAAGGAACTGGTCGATCTTGCAGCGGAAGGGTTCGACGCCGGTATCCGGCTGGGTCAGTTCGTCGACGCCGACATGGTCGCCGTGCCGTTGACGCCGCCGTTTCGTCTTGTCGTTGTCGGCAGCCCCGCCTACTTCGCGGGGCGCAGCCCGCCCAGGCACACGGACGATCTGCGCCAGCACGCGTGCTTGCGATGGCGGCGGTCCAGCGGCGCGCTCGCGCTATGGTCGTTCAACGACAACGGCCAGGCGGTCGAGATCGCCGTATCCGGCCCCCTCATCGCCCACGATTTCCCCACCATGCTTGGCGGGGCCGTCGAAGGCATGGGGCTTGCCCAGCTCCCCGAGCCGTTGGTCGCCGACGGGTTGCGAGCGGGCAAACTGGTGCAGGTACTGGAACCCTTCGCGCCGGTGACACCGGGCGTGTTTCTCTACTATCCGAGCCGTCGGCAGATCACGCCGAAGCTGCGCGCCTTCATCGATCATGTGAAGAGCCGCCCGGCGATCTCTTCAAACAAGGCATCCTGA
- a CDS encoding alkaline phosphatase family protein: protein MKAIRRWKRAQSAIGVGVALLAGLYSMAAIAGDDHDHDRESVKHVLLISFDGLHEQDVARCIGSNSCPNLALLAKSGTTYTNAHTPGLSDSFPGLAALVTGGSPKSAGLFYDVSYDRTLYAPSDSNCTGKQGWNVVFDETTGIDGENGGALTHLNGGGAFNPQAIPHALVNGVCTPVYPHNYLKTNTVFEVVKRNVKGARTAWADKHAWGYDWLNGPSGTGVDDLSRTEINSIDPATNTNYTDIYTHTEQFDNLHVQSLINEIDGKDSTGQSSADVPTVFGTNFQTLSVAEKATVASGGGYLDASFTPGPQVTGAIAYLDSALGRIVSELKQRNLYSSTAIIVTAKHGQSPTDHSKLVKNGDTLSKLLEANNYLDPNGNFGQNSTQSGNLNDGTGLVDTGFVQTDDVGLIWLRDQSQLSAVVKTLKDNLSCNAPGICADGPQAYILYGPQLKGWFGDPSRGRTPDIVVQPNPGVIYTSSKTKDEEHGGNAPDDSHLGLVVYVPHAHHAGRTNDERVLTTQVAPTILRLLDLEPELLHSVAAEGTRALPGFDREHF from the coding sequence ATGAAAGCGATCAGGAGATGGAAGCGTGCACAAAGCGCCATTGGCGTGGGCGTTGCCTTGCTGGCCGGACTGTACTCGATGGCCGCAATCGCGGGCGATGACCACGATCACGACCGTGAGTCAGTGAAACACGTTCTGCTGATCAGCTTCGACGGTTTGCATGAGCAGGACGTCGCACGCTGCATCGGTTCGAACTCGTGTCCTAATCTTGCGTTGCTGGCCAAGTCGGGAACGACCTACACCAACGCGCACACGCCTGGTCTTTCGGATTCGTTCCCGGGCCTCGCGGCGCTCGTCACCGGCGGTTCGCCCAAATCCGCCGGCCTGTTCTACGACGTATCGTATGACCGCACGCTCTACGCACCGTCCGATAGCAATTGCACCGGCAAACAAGGCTGGAATGTCGTATTCGACGAGACCACCGGTATCGACGGCGAGAACGGCGGTGCACTGACCCATCTCAACGGTGGCGGCGCGTTCAATCCGCAGGCCATCCCGCACGCATTGGTCAATGGCGTCTGCACGCCCGTCTATCCGCACAATTACCTGAAGACCAACACGGTTTTCGAAGTGGTCAAACGCAACGTGAAAGGCGCTCGCACCGCCTGGGCGGACAAACATGCGTGGGGCTACGACTGGCTCAATGGACCGTCCGGCACAGGCGTCGACGATCTTTCCCGCACTGAGATCAATTCGATCGATCCGGCTACCAACACGAACTACACGGACATCTACACGCACACGGAACAGTTCGACAATCTCCATGTGCAGTCGCTGATCAATGAAATCGACGGCAAGGATTCGACGGGCCAATCCAGCGCCGACGTGCCCACGGTGTTCGGGACCAACTTCCAGACATTGAGCGTCGCCGAGAAGGCAACGGTCGCGTCCGGCGGCGGCTATCTGGACGCGAGCTTCACGCCGGGTCCGCAGGTGACCGGCGCGATTGCCTATCTGGACAGCGCCCTGGGCCGCATCGTGTCCGAACTCAAGCAGCGCAACCTCTATTCGTCGACGGCGATCATCGTCACGGCGAAGCATGGCCAGTCCCCGACCGATCATTCGAAGCTGGTCAAGAACGGCGACACGCTCTCGAAACTGCTTGAAGCGAACAACTATCTGGATCCGAACGGCAACTTCGGGCAGAACAGTACGCAAAGCGGCAACCTCAATGACGGAACGGGGCTCGTCGATACGGGGTTCGTGCAGACCGACGACGTCGGCCTGATCTGGTTGCGCGATCAGAGCCAACTGTCCGCGGTCGTAAAGACTCTGAAAGACAATCTGAGCTGCAATGCGCCTGGCATTTGTGCGGACGGCCCGCAGGCATACATTCTGTACGGCCCGCAACTGAAAGGCTGGTTTGGCGATCCGTCACGCGGACGCACGCCTGACATCGTCGTTCAGCCGAATCCGGGGGTTATCTACACGTCGAGCAAGACCAAGGACGAAGAGCACGGCGGCAACGCGCCCGACGACAGCCATCTGGGTCTCGTGGTCTACGTGCCGCACGCCCATCACGCTGGACGGACCAACGACGAACGCGTGCTGACCACGCAAGTTGCGCCGACGATCCTGCGTTTGCTCGACCTGGAGCCTGAGCTGCTGCACTCGGTCGCTGCTGAAGGTACGCGTGCGCTGCCGGGGTTCGATCGCGAGCACTTTTAA